A region of Sulfuricella denitrificans skB26 DNA encodes the following proteins:
- the xerC gene encoding tyrosine recombinase XerC: MSPGATYLQAFLGHLASERRLSPLTCSNYGRDVAELLKLAGEIPLDQLQVHQIRRFIAQLHGRGLGGKTLARMLSAWRGFYAWLARDHGFTSNPCAGMRAPKSVKALPQALSPDEAVRLMEIPTESDPLALRDKAMFELFYSSGLRLSELVNLPLSQIDLVAGMVRVTGKGGKTREVPVGRFALEAVRHWLPEREKLVRPEEYTLFVGKNGTRLTPRAVQYRVKQWALKLGISAEVHPHVLRHSFASHVLQSSGDLRAVQEMLGHANISTTQVYTHLDFQHLAKVYDAAHPRAKKKP, translated from the coding sequence ATGAGCCCAGGCGCGACCTATCTGCAAGCCTTTCTCGGTCATCTCGCCAGCGAGCGCCGCCTGTCCCCCCTGACCTGCAGCAACTACGGCCGTGACGTGGCCGAGTTGCTGAAGCTGGCGGGCGAAATCCCCCTGGATCAGCTGCAAGTCCACCAGATTCGGCGCTTTATCGCACAATTGCATGGTCGCGGCCTGGGCGGCAAAACGCTGGCGCGCATGCTCTCCGCCTGGCGGGGTTTCTATGCCTGGCTTGCCCGCGACCATGGCTTTACCAGTAATCCCTGCGCCGGCATGCGCGCCCCGAAATCCGTTAAAGCACTGCCGCAGGCACTGTCGCCGGACGAAGCTGTCCGCCTGATGGAAATCCCCACAGAGAGTGACCCTCTCGCCCTGCGTGACAAGGCGATGTTCGAGCTGTTCTATTCATCCGGCCTGCGCCTTTCCGAGCTCGTCAATCTGCCGCTCAGCCAGATCGATCTTGTCGCCGGCATGGTGCGGGTCACCGGCAAAGGCGGCAAGACCCGTGAAGTGCCGGTGGGGCGTTTCGCTCTGGAGGCGGTGCGACACTGGCTGCCGGAGCGGGAAAAGCTCGTCAGGCCTGAAGAATACACATTGTTTGTGGGCAAAAATGGGACTCGATTGACGCCTCGCGCCGTGCAGTACCGTGTCAAGCAATGGGCTCTCAAACTGGGTATTTCGGCGGAAGTGCATCCGCATGTGTTGCGCCATTCCTTCGCCAGCCATGTATTGCAGTCCAGCGGCGATCTGCGTGCCGTGCAGGAAATGCTCGGACATGCGAATATTTCTACCACGCAGGTGTATACGCACCTGGATTTTCAGCATTTGGCAAAAGTGTATGATGCGGCTCATCCGCGCGCGAAGAAGAAACCTTGA